In Finegoldia magna ATCC 53516, a genomic segment contains:
- a CDS encoding CAMP factor family pore-forming toxin (The term CAMP (Christie, Atkins, Munch-Petersen) factor is used for toxins encoded in group A and B Streptococcus, but expressed well enough to give a positive CAMP test only in GBS. Related toxins are found in Propionibacterium acnes and other bacterial species.) → MKKKFLSIMLAMLMVFNVAAPVIASANEQNDRSLMEEYQEMIPQLSQNEMLKGATILEENKVKNVPLMKAYQEDIMTLAEDRSFNIPPVAQKFNEQTIYDLDSIAPRIKLLGLTGIFIHRCSTELLYKVQEAHSRAAGEVFVALVTAFNPFNSVEDIEKACEKISSVMDELKQFPDLTADDFATIYLKRVFNKSLADARKLLNNYYRDDLTEVGVKGKREFVRNSLSKEIADITKASRTQIQVKNLIELDARLKSACSQALLERDVYASPKWLSGTIDKQLNEIRNIKNKANRYLTAEDRTKFDKELRKAQDVRRARDVSYSRAAEGVYILRDYVNELRAKYPKEFESILALREGETIPWSEFNVQSELPDPARIAKIIWLNNPSFDFLPDGFKPKDSEEIIVGYGHDDNKLEYGSYETYKNNREKLRASEEVINPDFGDDNSDSNKTSNDGYLIFDFN, encoded by the coding sequence ATGAAAAAGAAATTTTTATCAATTATGTTGGCTATGTTAATGGTATTTAATGTAGCAGCACCAGTAATTGCAAGTGCCAATGAACAAAATGATCGTAGTTTAATGGAAGAATATCAAGAAATGATTCCGCAGCTTTCACAAAATGAAATGTTAAAAGGAGCAACAATTTTAGAAGAAAATAAAGTTAAAAATGTTCCTCTAATGAAAGCTTATCAAGAAGATATTATGACACTAGCTGAAGACAGAAGTTTTAATATTCCACCTGTAGCTCAAAAATTTAACGAACAAACAATATATGATTTAGACTCAATAGCTCCTAGAATTAAACTTTTAGGTTTAACAGGAATATTTATTCACAGATGTTCTACAGAACTTCTATATAAAGTTCAAGAAGCTCACAGTAGAGCAGCTGGAGAAGTATTTGTAGCATTAGTAACAGCTTTCAACCCTTTTAATTCAGTAGAAGATATTGAAAAAGCTTGCGAAAAAATTTCAAGTGTTATGGATGAATTAAAACAATTCCCTGATTTAACTGCTGATGATTTTGCTACAATCTATTTAAAGAGAGTTTTCAATAAAAGCTTAGCTGACGCTAGAAAACTTCTTAACAACTACTACAGAGATGATTTGACAGAAGTTGGAGTTAAAGGTAAAAGAGAATTTGTAAGAAATTCACTTTCAAAAGAAATTGCTGATATTACTAAAGCATCAAGAACTCAAATTCAAGTAAAAAACCTAATAGAGTTAGATGCTAGACTTAAATCAGCTTGTAGCCAAGCATTACTAGAACGTGATGTATATGCTAGTCCAAAATGGTTAAGTGGAACAATTGATAAACAATTAAACGAAATTAGAAATATTAAAAATAAAGCTAACAGATATCTTACAGCTGAAGATAGAACTAAATTCGATAAAGAATTAAGAAAAGCACAAGATGTTAGAAGAGCAAGAGACGTTTCTTATTCGAGAGCAGCTGAAGGTGTTTACATCTTAAGAGATTATGTTAATGAATTAAGAGCAAAATATCCTAAAGAATTTGAATCTATTTTAGCACTTCGTGAAGGAGAAACAATTCCTTGGTCAGAATTCAATGTACAATCTGAACTACCTGATCCTGCTAGAATTGCTAAAATTATTTGGTTGAATAATCCATCATTTGACTTCTTACCAGATGGCTTCAAACCAAAAGATTCAGAAGAAATCATTGTTGGTTATGGTCATGATGACAATAAATTAGAATATGGTTCTTATGAAACATACAAAAACAACAGAGAAAAATTAAGAGCTTCTGAAGAAGTTATTAATCCAGATTTTGGAGATGACAATTCAGATTCAAATAAAACATCTAATGATGGATATTTGATTTTTGATTTTAATTAG
- a CDS encoding CAMP factor family pore-forming toxin (The term CAMP (Christie, Atkins, Munch-Petersen) factor is used for toxins encoded in group A and B Streptococcus, but expressed well enough to give a positive CAMP test only in GBS. Related toxins are found in Propionibacterium acnes and other bacterial species.), whose protein sequence is MKSKYRLFSAILVLSFLLTSIPQEFFNKSYADSEIKIEEYELSDLSQLRDINDNYNLMMSEDEIAKESSVLKGARIEGNKAYDIPLMKKAQDDLALLSQDRCINLPAGVNNYNPQQFFYIGSIGARIQLLRKVNRFINLMTTEYIYKIQEAHNLAAQVAFESVMVAINPFNGKKDVLAAIDKLDKNFEKIISMRDLTSSDQATVYVKRLMYKNISEARKSSNNYFDKGNYGSKGKEEFIQSIFRTEVNEINKEVGKKITFGQLVELDARLKSAASSAYLSKEVLANPGWLNETVLGEIRRQNVLKSKYRSVIDKEDFDMWQNLIKKVVDKKVEKNPRYDSIANAIYDLWDFNSKLLDKYSRSLKKEDFEVHGLLIPSSYVEPYQIASIQWIVSPTFDKVPAGMKSQSSNIIIGFGGQKAQYGNYNNYVAARSSLQDEVVTTSMDGINSDLIYPDFTDPEI, encoded by the coding sequence ATGAAAAGTAAGTACAGGTTGTTTTCTGCAATTTTAGTGTTATCGTTTTTATTGACTTCGATTCCGCAAGAATTTTTTAATAAATCATATGCGGATAGTGAAATCAAAATTGAAGAGTATGAATTATCTGATTTATCACAACTTAGGGATATTAATGATAATTATAATCTAATGATGAGTGAAGACGAAATAGCAAAAGAAAGTTCTGTTCTAAAAGGAGCGAGAATTGAAGGGAATAAAGCATATGATATTCCGTTAATGAAAAAAGCTCAGGATGATTTGGCATTACTATCACAAGACAGATGTATAAATTTACCTGCAGGTGTAAACAATTACAATCCTCAACAGTTTTTCTATATTGGTTCTATTGGAGCTAGAATTCAGTTGTTAAGAAAAGTAAATAGATTTATTAACTTAATGACAACAGAATACATTTATAAAATCCAAGAAGCTCATAACTTGGCAGCTCAAGTTGCTTTTGAGTCTGTTATGGTAGCGATTAATCCATTTAATGGCAAAAAAGATGTATTAGCAGCAATAGATAAATTGGATAAAAACTTTGAAAAGATTATAAGTATGAGAGATTTGACGTCAAGCGATCAAGCAACAGTTTATGTAAAAAGGTTGATGTACAAAAATATTTCAGAAGCAAGAAAATCATCAAATAATTACTTTGATAAAGGTAATTACGGTTCAAAGGGCAAGGAAGAATTTATACAAAGTATTTTTAGGACTGAAGTTAATGAAATTAACAAAGAAGTAGGTAAAAAAATAACATTTGGACAGTTGGTCGAACTAGATGCAAGATTAAAATCTGCAGCGTCATCGGCATATCTTTCCAAGGAAGTATTAGCAAATCCTGGATGGTTAAATGAGACTGTTTTAGGTGAGATTAGAAGACAAAATGTTTTGAAATCAAAATACAGATCTGTTATAGATAAGGAAGATTTTGATATGTGGCAAAATCTAATAAAAAAAGTTGTAGATAAAAAAGTAGAAAAAAATCCTAGATATGATTCGATAGCAAATGCTATATACGATTTATGGGATTTTAATAGTAAGCTGTTAGATAAATATTCACGATCTTTAAAGAAGGAAGATTTTGAAGTTCATGGCTTGCTTATTCCATCATCTTATGTTGAACCATATCAAATAGCTAGCATACAATGGATAGTTTCACCTACTTTTGACAAAGTTCCAGCGGGCATGAAATCCCAAAGTTCAAACATTATTATTGGGTTTGGTGGACAAAAAGCTCAATATGGAAATTATAACAACTATGTAGCTGCTAGGTCTTCATTACAAGATGAAGTAGTTACAACAAGTATGGATGGCATTAATTCGGATCTTATTTATCCTGATTTTACAGACCCGGAAATATAA
- the tuf gene encoding elongation factor Tu, protein MSKAKFERTKPHVNIGTIGHVDHGKTTLTAAVTLVLNKRMGSGEFVDYANIDKAPEERERGITINTSHVEYETEKRHYAHVDCPGHADYVKNMITGAAQMDGAILVVSAADGPMPQTREHILLARQVGVPKIAVFLNKEDQVDDPELIELVEMEVRELLNEYEYDGDNTPIVVGSALKALEDPDGEWGDKIMKLMEEVDEWIPAPVRDVDHPFLMPVEDIFTITGRGTVATGRVERGKVKVGDNVEIVGLTTEKRTVVVTGVEMFRKQLDEAEAGDNIGALLRGVQREDIERGQVLAAPGTIHPHTKFEAEVYVLTKEEGGRHTPFFSGYRPQFYFRTTDVTGNIALEEGVEMVMPGDNAKFIIELITPIAIEEGLRFAIREGGRTVGAGVVSKIIE, encoded by the coding sequence ATGAGTAAAGCTAAATTTGAAAGAACAAAACCACATGTTAACATTGGTACAATAGGTCACGTTGACCACGGTAAAACAACTCTAACAGCAGCCGTAACACTTGTATTAAACAAGAGAATGGGCTCAGGAGAATTCGTAGACTACGCTAACATCGATAAAGCACCAGAAGAAAGAGAAAGAGGAATCACAATCAACACTTCTCACGTAGAATACGAAACAGAAAAAAGACACTACGCACACGTAGACTGTCCAGGTCACGCTGACTACGTTAAAAACATGATCACAGGAGCAGCACAAATGGACGGAGCAATCCTAGTAGTAAGTGCAGCAGACGGTCCAATGCCACAAACAAGAGAACACATCTTGTTAGCAAGACAAGTAGGCGTACCAAAAATCGCAGTATTCTTAAACAAAGAAGACCAAGTAGACGACCCAGAACTAATCGAATTAGTTGAAATGGAAGTACGTGAATTATTAAACGAATACGAATACGATGGAGACAACACACCAATCGTAGTAGGATCAGCATTAAAAGCATTAGAAGATCCAGACGGAGAATGGGGAGACAAAATCATGAAATTGATGGAAGAAGTAGACGAATGGATCCCAGCTCCAGTAAGAGACGTTGACCACCCATTCCTAATGCCAGTAGAAGACATCTTCACAATCACAGGACGTGGAACAGTAGCTACAGGTAGAGTAGAAAGAGGAAAAGTAAAAGTAGGAGACAACGTAGAAATCGTAGGACTTACAACAGAAAAAAGAACAGTAGTAGTAACAGGTGTAGAAATGTTCAGAAAACAACTTGACGAAGCAGAAGCAGGAGATAACATCGGAGCATTACTAAGAGGTGTACAAAGAGAAGACATCGAAAGAGGACAAGTATTAGCAGCACCTGGAACAATTCACCCACACACAAAATTTGAAGCAGAAGTATACGTATTAACAAAAGAAGAAGGTGGAAGACACACACCATTCTTCTCAGGATACAGACCACAATTCTACTTCAGAACGACAGATGTAACAGGAAACATCGCATTAGAAGAAGGCGTAGAAATGGTAATGCCAGGAGATAACGCAAAATTCATAATCGAATTAATCACTCCAATCGCAATCGAAGAAGGATTAAGATTTGCCATCAGAGAAGGTGGAAGAACAGTAGGAGCTGGCGTTGTTTCTAAAATTATAGAATAA
- the fusA gene encoding elongation factor G, whose protein sequence is MARQVSLKDTRNIGIMAHIDAGKTTVTERILYYSGKIHKIGDTHDGAAQMDWMVQEQERGITITSAATTCFWKGNRINIIDTPGHVDFTVEVERSLRVLDGSVALFDAKSGVEPQSETVWRQADKYGVPRICFINKMDATGADFFMSVDTIRERLRANAVPIEIPIGAEDKFVGVVDLITMKANIYKNELGTEFTVEDIPSDLVEVAEKYRAELLENIAEHDEELMEKYLEGEELTEEEIKRAIRTATIANAMNPVLCGSAYKNKGVQPLLDAIVDYMPAPTDVPDIKGVDPQTDEPTTRKSSDEEPFAALAFKIATDPYVGKLAFTRIYSGTVESGSYVYNSTKGKRERIGRILMMHANKREEIDKAYAGDIVAIIGLKDTTTGDTLCDMDSEVILENMEFPDPVISVAIEPKTKASQEKMGIALAKLAEEDPTFRTYTDEETGDTIISGMGELHLEIIVDRLLREFKVEANIGNPQVAYRESITQAAEAQGKYVKQSGGRGQYGDCTLRVEPIENPEEANGIEFVNAIVGGAIPKEYIPSVQAGAEEAAQTGILGGYPMLDMKITLLDGSYHDVDSSEMAYKIAGSMGFRAAVAKAKPILLEPAMKVEITTPDEYLGDVMGDVSSRRGKIDGMNPKNGVHVLDAFIPLAEMFGYATDLRSKTQGRATYSMQFDHYEQVPNSISEEVIGKKNNK, encoded by the coding sequence ATGGCTAGACAAGTTTCATTAAAAGATACAAGGAACATTGGTATAATGGCCCATATTGATGCCGGTAAAACTACAGTTACTGAACGTATTTTATACTATTCAGGTAAAATCCATAAAATTGGGGACACTCACGACGGTGCCGCTCAAATGGACTGGATGGTTCAAGAACAAGAAAGAGGTATTACAATTACTTCCGCAGCAACAACTTGTTTCTGGAAAGGTAACAGAATCAATATTATCGATACACCGGGTCACGTTGACTTCACAGTTGAAGTAGAAAGATCTCTTAGAGTTCTTGACGGTTCAGTTGCTTTATTCGATGCGAAAAGCGGTGTAGAACCACAATCAGAAACTGTTTGGAGACAAGCTGATAAATATGGCGTACCAAGAATTTGCTTCATCAATAAAATGGATGCAACAGGCGCTGATTTCTTTATGTCTGTTGACACTATTAGAGAAAGATTGAGAGCAAATGCTGTACCTATCGAAATTCCTATCGGAGCTGAAGATAAATTCGTAGGTGTAGTTGATCTTATTACAATGAAAGCTAATATCTACAAAAACGAACTAGGAACAGAATTCACTGTTGAAGATATTCCAAGTGACTTAGTAGAAGTAGCTGAAAAATATAGAGCAGAATTATTAGAAAACATAGCAGAACACGATGAAGAGTTAATGGAAAAATACCTTGAAGGTGAAGAATTAACTGAAGAAGAAATCAAAAGAGCTATAAGAACTGCAACAATTGCTAACGCAATGAACCCAGTACTTTGTGGTTCTGCATATAAGAACAAAGGTGTTCAACCTTTATTGGACGCAATAGTTGATTATATGCCAGCGCCAACTGATGTACCAGATATCAAAGGTGTGGATCCTCAAACTGATGAGCCAACTACGAGAAAATCATCAGATGAAGAACCATTTGCTGCATTAGCATTCAAAATCGCAACTGACCCATATGTTGGTAAGCTTGCGTTCACAAGAATTTATTCAGGAACAGTTGAATCAGGAAGCTATGTATACAACTCAACAAAAGGTAAGAGAGAAAGAATTGGTCGTATCTTAATGATGCACGCTAACAAGCGTGAAGAAATTGATAAGGCATACGCTGGAGACATCGTAGCTATTATCGGTTTAAAAGATACAACAACTGGGGACACTTTATGTGATATGGATAGCGAAGTTATCCTTGAAAATATGGAATTCCCAGATCCAGTAATTTCTGTAGCAATCGAACCTAAAACAAAAGCGAGTCAAGAAAAAATGGGTATTGCTCTTGCAAAACTTGCAGAAGAAGACCCAACATTTAGAACATATACAGACGAAGAAACTGGCGATACTATAATCTCTGGTATGGGTGAGCTTCACCTTGAAATTATCGTTGATAGACTTTTACGTGAATTCAAAGTAGAAGCTAACATCGGTAATCCACAAGTTGCTTACAGAGAATCAATCACTCAAGCAGCTGAAGCTCAAGGAAAATATGTTAAACAATCAGGTGGACGTGGACAATACGGTGATTGTACTCTTAGAGTTGAACCAATCGAAAACCCAGAAGAAGCAAATGGTATCGAATTTGTTAACGCAATTGTCGGTGGTGCTATTCCAAAAGAATACATTCCATCAGTTCAAGCAGGTGCTGAAGAAGCAGCTCAAACAGGTATCTTAGGTGGATATCCAATGCTTGATATGAAGATTACTCTTTTAGATGGTTCTTACCATGATGTCGACTCATCAGAAATGGCATACAAAATTGCCGGTTCTATGGGCTTCAGAGCAGCAGTTGCTAAAGCAAAACCAATCTTATTGGAACCAGCGATGAAAGTTGAAATCACAACTCCAGATGAATACTTGGGAGATGTAATGGGAGACGTTTCATCAAGAAGAGGTAAGATTGACGGTATGAATCCTAAAAATGGTGTACACGTATTAGATGCGTTTATTCCATTGGCAGAAATGTTTGGATATGCAACAGACTTAAGATCAAAAACACAAGGTCGTGCAACATATTCAATGCAATTCGATCATTATGAACAAGTTCCTAACTCAATATCAGAAGAAGTTATAGGAAAAAAGAATAATAAATAG